One genomic segment of Pristiophorus japonicus isolate sPriJap1 unplaced genomic scaffold, sPriJap1.hap1 HAP1_SCAFFOLD_29, whole genome shotgun sequence includes these proteins:
- the LOC139248309 gene encoding histone H2B 1.2-like — translation MADEKKTGPAKKGAKKVIKKIPAKSGKRRRKSRKESYAIYIYKVMKQVHPDTGISSKAMGIMNSFVSDIFERIAGEASRLAHYNKRRTISSREIQTAVRLLLPGELAKHAVSEGTKAVTKYTSSK, via the coding sequence ATGGCTGACGAAAAGAAAACAGGTcccgccaagaaaggcgccaagaaagtaatcaagaaaatcccagcgaagagcggcaagaggcgcagaaagtcgaggaaggagagttacgccatctacatctacaaagtgatgaagcaggttcaccccgacaccggcatctcctccaaggccatgggcatcatgaactcgtttgtgagcgatattttcgagcgcatcgcgggtgaggcttcccgcctggcccattacaacaagcgccgcaccatcagttcccgggagatccagaccgccgtgcgcctgctgctgcccggggagctggccaagcacgccgtgtccgaagggacaaaggcggtgaccaagtacaccagctccaagtga
- the LOC139248298 gene encoding histone H4 yields MSGRGKGGKGLGKGGAKRHRKVLRDNIQGITKPAIRRLARRGGVKRISGLIYEETRGVLKVFLENVIRDAVTYTEHAKRKTVTAMDVVYALKRQGRTLYGFGG; encoded by the coding sequence atgtctgggcgaggtaaaggaggcaaaggactaggtaaaggcggagccaagcggcaccgtaaagtgctccgtgataacatccagggcatcaccaaacccgccatccgccgcctggctcgccgtggcggtgtcaagcggatctcgggcctgatctacgaggagacccgcggggtgctgaaggttttcctggagaatgtcatcagggacgccgtcacctacaccgagcacgccaagcgcaagacggtcactgccatggatgtggtgtacgctctcaaacgacagggccgcactctctatggattcggcggctga
- the LOC139248147 gene encoding histone H1-like yields the protein MTDTAAAETAPPAAVAQTKAPSKKKAAASRSGPAGPKLGNQILKVVADGKDRRGTSLAAIKKALAAKGVDVEKRGFQIRSSIKKNVMNGSLKQIKGTGASGSFKIAITDPQGKVGKKVKKPAAKKSPAKKATAKKSPVKKATAKKSPVKKATAKKSPAKKAAAKKTSTKKARTAKKTAKGPAGKKAAAKKPKSPKKVKAAKKVENPRVKATPKSAKAKKAALQKK from the coding sequence ATGACTGATactgcagccgccgaaacggctcctcctgccgccgtcgctcaaaccaaggctcccagcaagaagaaggCGGCGGCTTCCCGCTCCGGGCCAGCCGGTCCCAAGTTGGGCAAccagatcctcaaggttgtggccgatggcaaGGATCGCAGGGGAACgtccctggccgcgataaagaaggctctggcggccaaaggcgtcGATGTGGAGAAGCGCGGCTTCCAGATCAGGTCCAGTATCAAGAAGAATGTGATGAATggctccctgaagcagatcaagggcacgggcgcctcgggctcatTCAAAATCGCTATTACAGAtccccaggggaaagtgggaaagaaggtgaagaagccagcagccaagaaatctccagcaaagaaagcaacagccaagaaatctccagtaaagaaagcaacagccaagaaatctccagtaaagaaagcaacagccaagaaatctccagcaaagaaagcagcagccaagaaaacgagcaccaagaaggcgcGAACGGCAAAAAAGACAGCGAAAGGGCCGGCTGGGAAGAAGGCGGCGGCGAAgaagcccaagagccccaagaaagtgaaggcggccaaaaaggtggaaAACCCGAGGGTCAAGGCCACGCCCAAATCAGCAAAGGCCAAGAAAGCAGCGCTCCAAAAAAAATAA